A section of the Thauera chlorobenzoica genome encodes:
- a CDS encoding HigA family addiction module antitoxin, translating to MSTMHNPPHPGETLREDVLPELRLTVTEAAAQLGVTRAALSRVLNCRAAVSPEMALRLEGWLGVENGGRADLWLAQQSAYDLWKVRSAGMPAVQRAPEWRAA from the coding sequence CACAACCCGCCGCATCCGGGCGAGACGCTGCGAGAAGACGTATTGCCCGAACTCAGGCTGACCGTCACCGAAGCGGCCGCCCAGCTCGGGGTGACGCGCGCAGCGCTGTCGCGCGTGCTGAACTGCCGTGCGGCGGTCTCCCCCGAAATGGCCCTGCGCCTCGAAGGATGGCTCGGCGTCGAGAACGGCGGGCGCGCGGATCTGTGGCTCGCGCAGCAATCCGCGTATGACCTGTGGAAAGTCCGAAGCGCCGGCATGCCGGCGGTGCAACGGGCTCCGGAGTGGCGGGCCGCCTGA